The Streptomyces sp. NBC_01268 genome window below encodes:
- a CDS encoding LLM class flavin-dependent oxidoreductase produces MTVHLHWFLPTGGDGRTLVDRHVYGDGGIGRTSGVRAPDVEYLAQIAKAAERLGFEAVLTPTGTWCEDSWLTTVALAQHTERLKFLVAFRPGVVSPVLAAQMAATYQRITRGRLLLNVVTGGDAAEQRRYGDFLGHDQRYERTAEFLRVVRGVWSGQPYDFEGVHYQVDGGLTALPPDPLPEIFFGGSSAAAGPVAAEHADVYLTWGEPPWQVKEKIDWIRGLAEERGREVRFGIRLHTISRDSAREAWATADRLLADLDEETVATAQAALGRSESVGQQRMLALHGGGTLDRDRLEIAPNLWAGVGLVRGGAGTALVGSHADVADRIEEYHDLGVEHFVLSGYPHLEEAYWFGEGVTPELAARGLLPAVSASPLLGVPAANGRPASAPGGAPLLVSGGGR; encoded by the coding sequence ATGACCGTCCATCTCCACTGGTTCCTGCCGACCGGCGGCGACGGCCGCACCCTCGTCGACCGGCACGTGTACGGCGACGGCGGCATCGGCCGCACGAGCGGGGTGCGGGCCCCGGACGTCGAGTACCTGGCGCAGATCGCCAAGGCGGCCGAGCGGCTGGGGTTCGAGGCGGTCCTCACGCCGACCGGGACCTGGTGCGAGGACTCCTGGCTGACCACAGTCGCCCTCGCCCAGCACACCGAACGGCTCAAGTTCCTGGTGGCGTTCCGGCCGGGGGTCGTCTCCCCCGTGCTCGCGGCCCAGATGGCGGCGACGTATCAGCGGATCACCCGTGGCCGGTTGCTGCTCAACGTGGTGACCGGCGGCGACGCGGCCGAGCAGCGGCGCTACGGCGACTTCCTCGGCCACGACCAGCGCTATGAACGGACCGCCGAGTTCCTGCGGGTGGTGCGCGGGGTGTGGAGCGGGCAGCCGTACGACTTCGAGGGCGTCCACTACCAGGTGGACGGCGGGCTGACCGCGCTGCCGCCGGACCCGCTGCCGGAGATCTTCTTCGGCGGCTCCTCGGCGGCGGCCGGTCCGGTCGCCGCCGAGCACGCGGACGTCTACCTGACCTGGGGCGAGCCGCCGTGGCAGGTGAAGGAGAAGATCGACTGGATCCGGGGGCTCGCGGAGGAGCGGGGCCGCGAGGTCCGTTTCGGCATCCGGCTGCACACGATCTCCCGTGACTCCGCGCGCGAGGCATGGGCGACGGCCGACCGGCTGCTCGCCGATCTCGACGAGGAGACGGTGGCCACGGCCCAGGCGGCGCTGGGGCGCAGCGAGTCGGTGGGCCAGCAGCGGATGCTGGCGCTGCACGGGGGCGGCACGCTCGACCGGGACCGGCTGGAGATCGCGCCGAACCTGTGGGCGGGCGTGGGGCTGGTTCGGGGCGGGGCCGGGACGGCGCTCGTCGGCAGCCATGCGGACGTGGCCGACCGGATCGAGGAGTACCACGACCTGGGTGTCGAGCACTTCGTGCTGTCGGGCTATCCGCATCTGGAGGAGGCGTACTGGTTCGGGGAGGGCGTGACGCCGGAGCTGGCTGCGCGCGGTCTGCTGCCGGCCGTCTCCGCCTCGCCGCTGCTCGGCGTCCCGGCGGCGAACGGCCGCCCGGCCTCCGCACCGGGCGGGGCTCCGCTCCTGGTGTCCGGCGGCGGGCGGTAG